One genomic window of Ruminococcus gauvreauii includes the following:
- the pgeF gene encoding peptidoglycan editing factor PgeF produces MLKIKWHHAEEEKMTVNHRGALCYLTWPMLSSIPFVKHAFTTRFGGISEGVLSSMNLSFTRGDLEENVRENYQRIAEAVGFCVEDIVCSDQTHTANVRIVTEQDRGKGIIKSRDYTDVDGLVTNVPGIMLATFYADCVPLYLVDPVNRAVGLSHSGWKGTVSNIAKATLGTMKHAYGTKPKDVIAAIGPSICQDCYEISEDVAVIFKDAYPAAQYRDMIVDKKNGKYQLDLWKACSYNLMQAGVPKDHIVGPNLCTCCNPDLLFSHRASAGKRGNLAAFLGIRQENAVN; encoded by the coding sequence ATGCTGAAAATAAAGTGGCATCATGCAGAAGAAGAAAAAATGACAGTCAATCACAGGGGGGCGCTCTGCTATCTGACGTGGCCGATGCTCTCTTCCATACCGTTTGTAAAACATGCGTTTACGACGCGGTTCGGAGGGATCAGTGAGGGTGTGCTCAGTTCTATGAATCTGAGTTTCACGCGGGGAGACCTGGAAGAAAATGTAAGAGAGAATTATCAAAGAATCGCAGAGGCTGTAGGGTTTTGTGTGGAGGACATTGTCTGTTCTGACCAGACACATACGGCGAATGTCCGAATCGTTACGGAGCAGGATCGTGGAAAGGGAATCATAAAAAGCAGGGATTATACGGATGTGGACGGACTCGTCACGAACGTACCGGGGATCATGCTGGCTACATTTTATGCGGACTGTGTGCCGCTTTATCTCGTAGATCCTGTAAATCGGGCGGTGGGACTGTCACATTCCGGGTGGAAGGGGACAGTGTCCAATATTGCAAAAGCGACGCTTGGGACGATGAAGCATGCTTACGGGACAAAGCCAAAAGACGTCATTGCGGCCATCGGACCGTCCATCTGCCAGGACTGTTATGAGATCAGTGAAGACGTTGCGGTTATATTTAAGGACGCGTATCCTGCAGCGCAGTACCGTGATATGATTGTAGATAAGAAGAACGGAAAGTATCAGCTGGATCTGTGGAAAGCATGCAGCTATAATCTTATGCAGGCGGGAGTGCCGAAAGACCATATTGTCGGGCCGAATCTGTGTACCTGCTGCAATCCCGATCTATTGTTTTCTCACCGCGCATCCGCTGGAAAACGCGGCAATCTGGCGGCATTTCTGGGAATCCGTCAGGAAAATGCTGTAAATTAA
- a CDS encoding YraN family protein gives MNRRMLGSRYEEKAAEELKLRGYQILEKNYRCRTGEIDLIARKDGILIFAEVKYRANGNSGYPEEAVGIQKQKKISKAAAWYLTERRMSLETPCRFDVVTILGENIRIYENAFEYQR, from the coding sequence ATGAACAGACGGATGCTGGGCAGCCGGTACGAAGAGAAGGCTGCAGAGGAACTGAAACTGCGTGGGTATCAGATTCTGGAGAAAAATTATCGCTGCAGGACAGGCGAGATCGATCTGATCGCCCGGAAAGACGGCATACTGATTTTCGCCGAGGTCAAATACCGGGCAAATGGGAACAGCGGCTATCCGGAAGAGGCGGTGGGAATACAGAAACAGAAAAAAATATCAAAAGCTGCCGCATGGTATCTGACGGAACGTCGGATGTCCCTGGAGACGCCGTGCCGGTTTGACGTGGTGACGATTCTGGGAGAAAATATCAGAATATATGAGAATGCATTTGAATATCAGAGGTGA
- a CDS encoding ribonuclease HII has product MEQMMKTISEIKRELEAAAPGEREPLLQKYEQDQRAGVQALLARIRRQQEKHVKELARTEQMKEYEHKYEHLGHVCGIDEVGRGPLAGPVVAAAVILPPDCHILYINDSKQLTAAKREELYEVIMREAVAVGIGYDSPARIDEINILQATYEAMREAIGKLSVVPQILLNDAVTIPGIELPQVPIIKGDARSISIAAASIVAKVTRDRLMTEYDKVLPGYGFASNKGYGSAVHIKALKELGPTPIHRKSFIKNFI; this is encoded by the coding sequence ATGGAGCAGATGATGAAAACGATCAGTGAGATAAAACGAGAACTGGAAGCGGCGGCGCCTGGAGAACGGGAGCCGCTTCTTCAAAAATATGAACAGGATCAACGCGCAGGGGTGCAGGCGCTTCTTGCGCGTATCCGCAGACAGCAGGAAAAGCACGTCAAAGAGCTCGCAAGAACTGAGCAGATGAAAGAGTATGAGCACAAATATGAGCACCTCGGCCACGTGTGCGGGATCGACGAGGTAGGCAGAGGCCCGCTGGCGGGACCGGTGGTAGCGGCTGCGGTCATACTGCCGCCGGACTGCCACATACTGTATATCAATGATTCCAAGCAGCTGACCGCGGCAAAGCGTGAGGAACTCTATGAAGTAATCATGCGTGAGGCGGTGGCTGTAGGGATCGGTTATGATTCACCGGCGAGGATCGATGAGATCAATATTCTGCAGGCTACTTATGAGGCGATGCGGGAAGCGATAGGAAAACTCTCCGTCGTCCCGCAGATATTGCTGAACGATGCGGTGACGATACCGGGGATAGAACTGCCGCAGGTCCCCATCATCAAGGGGGACGCCAGGAGCATATCCATAGCGGCGGCGAGTATCGTCGCGAAAGTCACGAGAGACAGGCTGATGACGGAGTATGACAAGGTACTGCCGGGATATGGCTTTGCATCAAATAAGGGGTATGGATCGGCAGTACATATTAAGGCTCTGAAGGAGCTTGGACCGACACCGATTCACAGAAAATCGTTTATTAAGAATTTTATCTGA
- the ylqF gene encoding ribosome biogenesis GTPase YlqF, giving the protein MNLQWYPGHMTKAKRMMQEDIKLIDLIIELVDARIPLSSRNPDIDELGKNKARLILLNKSDLADERYNEQWSQYFKNKGYYAVKVNSRSGGGLKSINGVIQEACREKIERDRRRGIKNRPIRAMVVGIPNVGKSTFINSFAGKACAKTGNKPGVTKGKQWIRLNKSVELLDTPGILWPKFEDQSVGVKLAMIGSIKDEVVNAEELSLELLKMLHGHYEGVLANRYEIEETEDTVKMLERIAVKRQCLLKGHELDYEKAARIVLEEFRNGKIGRITLEYPDGADDENDQ; this is encoded by the coding sequence ATGAATTTACAGTGGTATCCGGGGCATATGACCAAGGCAAAGCGTATGATGCAGGAAGATATCAAACTGATTGACCTGATCATAGAGCTGGTAGATGCCCGAATCCCGCTTTCGAGCCGAAATCCGGACATTGATGAGCTCGGGAAAAATAAAGCGCGTCTGATACTTTTGAACAAGTCCGATCTGGCAGATGAGCGTTATAATGAACAATGGTCGCAATATTTTAAGAATAAAGGTTATTATGCCGTAAAAGTGAACTCCAGAAGCGGTGGGGGTCTTAAGTCTATCAATGGGGTGATCCAGGAGGCATGCAGGGAAAAGATTGAACGGGACAGGAGAAGAGGAATTAAAAACCGTCCGATCCGTGCCATGGTGGTGGGGATTCCGAATGTCGGGAAATCCACATTCATCAACTCGTTTGCGGGAAAAGCCTGTGCGAAAACCGGCAACAAGCCCGGAGTCACCAAGGGAAAACAGTGGATACGCCTGAATAAGAGTGTGGAGCTTCTCGATACGCCTGGAATTCTCTGGCCGAAATTTGAGGATCAGAGTGTCGGCGTTAAGCTTGCGATGATCGGTTCCATCAAGGATGAAGTGGTCAATGCGGAAGAACTTTCACTGGAACTTTTGAAAATGCTGCACGGACATTATGAAGGTGTTCTGGCAAATCGTTACGAGATTGAAGAAACAGAGGATACTGTAAAGATGCTGGAGCGGATCGCAGTCAAGCGGCAGTGTCTTTTAAAGGGCCATGAGCTCGACTATGAGAAAGCGGCCAGAATCGTACTGGAAGAGTTCCGGAACGGAAAAATCGGTCGTATTACACTGGAGTATCCCGATGGAGCAGATGATGAAAACGATCAGTGA
- the lepB gene encoding signal peptidase I gives MEVNLRYVRDYFAQTKLKRVLVWILEIVLTIGLAAVLSMMFCQTVAMQEGSMDPTFSAGDKFLVNKAVYRVSAPKRGDVIAFRTSSDVKASTHIKRVIGVPGDTIQINDGTILINGETYVEQRNLPAITNPGLAEEGIKLASDEYFVLGDNRNSSVDSRFADMGNVKRENIIGELWFVISPMSKLGFV, from the coding sequence ATGGAAGTCAACTTAAGGTACGTAAGAGATTATTTTGCGCAGACAAAATTAAAAAGAGTTCTGGTCTGGATTCTTGAGATTGTGCTGACGATCGGTCTGGCAGCAGTGCTGTCCATGATGTTTTGTCAGACGGTTGCAATGCAGGAAGGTTCCATGGATCCGACTTTTTCGGCAGGAGATAAGTTTCTTGTAAACAAAGCTGTTTACAGAGTGAGTGCGCCGAAAAGAGGAGATGTGATTGCCTTTCGCACGAGCAGCGATGTAAAGGCGAGTACCCATATTAAGAGAGTGATCGGCGTTCCGGGAGATACGATCCAGATTAATGACGGGACGATTCTGATCAACGGCGAGACATACGTAGAACAGAGAAATCTTCCTGCGATCACGAATCCGGGGCTGGCAGAAGAGGGCATCAAGCTTGCCAGCGATGAGTATTTTGTACTTGGAGATAACAGAAACAGCAGCGTGGACAGCAGGTTTGCAGATATGGGGAATGTAAAACGGGAAAATATTATTGGAGAACTCTGGTTTGTGATATCACCGATGAGCAAGCTGGGTTTTGTATAG
- the rplS gene encoding 50S ribosomal protein L19, protein MNDIIKNIEAAQMKSEVPEFHVGDTVRVHGKIKEGNRERIQIFEGVVLKRQGGSSRETFTVRKNSNGIGVEKTWPLHSPNVEKIEVVRRGKVRRAKLYYLRGRIGKAAKVKELVK, encoded by the coding sequence ATGAATGACATTATCAAGAACATTGAAGCGGCACAGATGAAATCCGAAGTTCCGGAATTCCACGTAGGCGATACCGTGAGAGTGCACGGCAAGATCAAAGAGGGAAACCGTGAGAGAATTCAGATTTTCGAAGGTGTTGTGTTGAAACGTCAGGGCGGAAGCAGCCGTGAGACTTTTACGGTTAGAAAAAATTCCAACGGAATCGGCGTTGAAAAGACATGGCCGCTGCACTCACCGAACGTTGAAAAAATCGAGGTCGTAAGACGCGGGAAGGTAAGACGTGCAAAACTGTATTACTTGAGAGGACGTATCGGTAAAGCTGCAAAGGTAAAAGAATTAGTAAAATAA
- a CDS encoding chitobiase/beta-hexosaminidase C-terminal domain-containing protein, whose translation MKKMMKKIMSYMLITAVLITNLALVPVAASQENAAEKSDEVQETSKENADAGDLDKAEKKNMEDKSNTVPAAKNNQATAVNAPTATPESATYKNEQTIKLECSTPNTEIYYTTDGSEPSNDPANTSAKKYDAEFKVTANTTVNPTVAATTTVKAVAYDQGNKSEVAIFEYTIDPNYVIAKPAASVEPDTYKNPKKVTLSCETKNVKIYYTVDNSIPDPKSPDSVLYTEGTEIDIDNTTTLKAIAFGGDVKSEMLEATYTIDPNLVVEKPTTFLAEGTYHEDQETTLLCGTAGAEVYYTTDGSDPDRDKGVGKKYNNEKIPLTETMQLKAIAYFSDTNSGVVSFNFTIEKIRAVTVKGVTAAVSGEKPISKANVPKDANYEFVRMEWMEKVGESKTLQPMSTERFQPNMSYYPYITLRAKAGYQFDQTTLDVGWRTGVTIEGFDGKSSVMKFQDDEIVVASVYPTGAVKTASADDNKITGIKSTYAKNATVTFNAIGAGSANEEIHGNERYIPVEYQVGSSDAVKLKTNKTSATGSYKVKSAGKYTMKVTFQKQVYDADAGDGGEWKDVADEIDVKSTSFKVTSKSPGGTPTRRTAKPTKTSSTRAKNARTADETPIGTMAAVCLLAGTAAVVMTVRRRKNR comes from the coding sequence ATGAAAAAAATGATGAAAAAAATTATGTCGTATATGCTGATTACGGCGGTGCTGATCACGAATCTGGCATTGGTACCGGTGGCAGCGTCACAGGAGAATGCGGCGGAAAAGTCGGATGAGGTTCAAGAAACATCAAAAGAAAATGCTGATGCCGGGGATCTGGACAAGGCAGAGAAGAAAAACATGGAGGATAAATCCAACACAGTGCCTGCCGCTAAGAACAATCAGGCAACGGCGGTTAATGCACCGACAGCTACGCCCGAATCAGCAACATATAAAAATGAGCAGACGATAAAACTTGAATGCAGCACGCCGAATACAGAGATTTATTATACAACAGATGGTAGTGAGCCAAGCAATGACCCTGCGAATACTTCCGCTAAGAAATATGACGCAGAGTTTAAAGTGACCGCAAACACTACAGTGAATCCAACTGTTGCGGCAACGACTACGGTCAAGGCGGTTGCTTACGATCAGGGGAATAAAAGCGAAGTTGCGATATTTGAATATACAATCGACCCGAATTATGTAATTGCAAAGCCAGCAGCGTCGGTGGAACCAGATACATATAAGAATCCGAAAAAAGTCACGTTATCATGCGAGACGAAAAATGTAAAAATATATTATACGGTGGATAACAGTATTCCCGATCCTAAATCTCCAGACAGCGTGTTGTACACTGAAGGCACGGAAATCGACATAGATAACACGACAACGCTGAAGGCGATTGCTTTTGGCGGAGACGTGAAGAGCGAGATGCTGGAAGCAACCTATACAATTGATCCTAATCTGGTGGTAGAGAAACCGACTACATTTTTGGCTGAAGGTACATACCATGAAGATCAGGAGACAACGCTCTTATGCGGGACTGCAGGAGCAGAGGTTTATTATACGACAGATGGAAGCGATCCTGACCGTGATAAGGGCGTCGGTAAAAAATATAATAACGAGAAGATTCCACTTACGGAAACGATGCAGTTAAAAGCAATTGCTTATTTTAGTGACACAAACAGTGGAGTTGTGAGCTTTAATTTTACTATTGAAAAAATAAGGGCTGTTACGGTAAAAGGAGTAACTGCGGCAGTGAGTGGTGAAAAGCCGATATCAAAAGCTAATGTTCCAAAAGATGCAAATTATGAATTTGTCAGAATGGAATGGATGGAAAAAGTAGGGGAATCCAAGACTCTGCAGCCAATGTCGACAGAACGTTTTCAGCCAAATATGAGCTATTATCCATATATTACCCTGAGAGCAAAAGCGGGTTATCAGTTTGATCAAACTACTTTGGACGTGGGATGGAGAACAGGCGTAACGATTGAAGGGTTTGATGGAAAATCTTCCGTTATGAAATTCCAGGATGATGAGATCGTCGTAGCGTCTGTGTATCCAACGGGTGCAGTGAAGACAGCTTCGGCTGATGACAACAAAATCACAGGGATAAAATCAACCTATGCGAAAAATGCAACCGTTACATTCAATGCGATCGGTGCTGGTTCTGCTAATGAAGAAATTCACGGCAATGAGCGTTATATTCCTGTGGAATATCAGGTTGGAAGTTCTGATGCTGTAAAATTAAAAACTAACAAAACGTCTGCGACTGGTTCTTATAAAGTAAAGTCTGCAGGAAAGTATACAATGAAGGTCACATTCCAAAAACAGGTATACGATGCCGATGCAGGAGATGGTGGGGAATGGAAAGACGTTGCAGACGAAATTGATGTAAAAAGTACTTCTTTCAAAGTGACATCCAAATCTCCGGGCGGGACGCCGACACGCAGGACAGCCAAGCCAACCAAGACAAGCAGTACCAGGGCAAAGAACGCCAGAACGGCGGACGAGACTCCGATTGGCACCATGGCTGCGGTATGCCTGCTTGCGGGAACAGCGGCAGTTGTGATGACCGTCCGCAGGAGAAAGAACCGCTAA
- a CDS encoding LytR/AlgR family response regulator transcription factor, with translation MRVIEDEKKKKHNKLYFSLIGKGEVVLMPGDIYYFERVKRVTIIHTVWGEYEIWDKLDDIYKKVSGMDFIRCHNSYIVYLPAIREKQKNTFILRNGTRIGISRGFAKATRITFMEWVEAQTL, from the coding sequence ATGAGAGTGATAGAGGATGAAAAAAAGAAGAAACATAACAAACTGTATTTCTCTTTGATTGGCAAAGGCGAAGTCGTATTGATGCCCGGGGATATTTACTATTTTGAGCGAGTAAAACGAGTGACGATCATACATACGGTCTGGGGAGAGTATGAGATTTGGGATAAACTGGACGATATTTATAAAAAGGTGTCCGGTATGGATTTTATCAGATGCCACAACAGTTACATTGTCTATCTGCCGGCAATCAGGGAAAAACAGAAAAACACGTTTATTCTCAGAAATGGTACGAGAATCGGTATCAGCCGGGGATTTGCAAAAGCCACGAGAATTACATTTATGGAATGGGTGGAGGCGCAGACATTATAA
- the trmD gene encoding tRNA (guanosine(37)-N1)-methyltransferase TrmD: MNYHVLTLFPEMVEQGLHTSIIGRAMEQGLLSLSCVNIRDYAGNKHMKVDDYPYGGGAGMVMQAEPVYASYQAVKEKIGYAPRVIYLTPQGGVFNQKMAQELAQEEDLVFLCGHYEGIDERVLEEIVTDYVSIGDYVLTGGELPAMVMIDTISRLVPGVLSNEESAMTESFSDNLLEYPQYSRPAVWRGKEVPEVLLSGHHANIEKWRQEQSLKRTRERRPDLLENGEE; this comes from the coding sequence ATGAACTATCATGTACTGACGCTTTTTCCGGAGATGGTGGAGCAGGGGCTTCACACCAGCATCATCGGAAGGGCCATGGAACAGGGACTGCTCAGTCTATCCTGTGTGAATATCCGTGATTATGCCGGTAACAAGCACATGAAAGTGGACGATTATCCATACGGCGGAGGTGCTGGTATGGTGATGCAGGCGGAGCCTGTATATGCTTCGTATCAGGCGGTGAAAGAGAAGATCGGATATGCGCCGCGTGTCATTTACCTGACGCCCCAGGGCGGTGTTTTCAACCAGAAAATGGCACAGGAGCTGGCACAGGAAGAAGATCTCGTGTTCCTGTGCGGACACTACGAAGGAATCGATGAACGTGTGCTGGAGGAAATCGTGACGGACTATGTATCCATCGGGGATTATGTGCTGACAGGAGGAGAGCTTCCCGCCATGGTGATGATCGATACAATCTCCAGGCTGGTTCCGGGGGTTCTGAGCAATGAGGAGTCGGCGATGACGGAATCATTTTCGGATAATCTGCTGGAATATCCGCAGTATTCCCGACCGGCGGTGTGGCGCGGTAAAGAAGTACCGGAAGTGCTGCTGTCCGGACATCACGCCAACATCGAAAAGTGGCGGCAGGAGCAGTCACTGAAACGGACAAGGGAGCGCCGTCCCGATCTGCTGGAGAACGGTGAGGAATGA
- the rimM gene encoding ribosome maturation factor RimM (Essential for efficient processing of 16S rRNA) produces MENMLQVGVITSTHGLRGEVKVFPTTDDAARFKTLKEVILDTGKEQKVMKIQGVKFFKQFVILKFEGLDRIEDVEIYRQKPLFVTREHAVKLKKNEYFIADLIGMNVSTEDGSAFGVIKDVLQTGANDVYVIDSPDHGEVLVPAIRQCILEVDVEEHNMKIHLMDGLI; encoded by the coding sequence ATGGAAAATATGCTGCAGGTGGGTGTCATTACTTCCACACATGGTCTGCGCGGTGAGGTCAAGGTGTTTCCGACGACGGATGACGCGGCGCGGTTTAAAACATTAAAAGAAGTGATTCTGGATACCGGGAAAGAGCAGAAGGTCATGAAGATACAGGGAGTGAAATTCTTCAAGCAGTTCGTTATCCTGAAATTCGAGGGGCTGGACCGCATCGAAGACGTGGAGATCTACCGTCAGAAACCATTGTTTGTAACCAGAGAGCATGCTGTGAAATTAAAGAAAAACGAGTATTTTATCGCTGACCTGATAGGGATGAATGTCAGTACGGAGGACGGCAGCGCATTCGGAGTAATCAAAGATGTGCTTCAGACAGGGGCAAATGATGTGTATGTCATAGATTCCCCGGACCACGGCGAAGTTCTGGTACCGGCGATCCGGCAGTGTATCCTGGAAGTGGATGTGGAAGAACACAATATGAAGATCCATCTGATGGATGGGCTGATTTAG
- a CDS encoding KH domain-containing protein yields MKELVEVIAKALVEHPEEVAVTEREEERTIVVELKVAPSDMGKVIGRQGRIAKAIRTVVKSASSKCDKKVIVDIM; encoded by the coding sequence ATGAAAGAATTAGTGGAAGTGATTGCAAAGGCTCTGGTGGAACATCCTGAGGAAGTTGCAGTGACAGAGAGAGAAGAAGAGCGTACCATCGTAGTAGAGCTAAAAGTGGCTCCTTCCGATATGGGAAAAGTGATCGGACGTCAGGGACGTATCGCAAAAGCGATCCGTACCGTCGTAAAATCAGCTTCTTCTAAATGTGACAAAAAAGTGATCGTAGATATCATGTAA
- the rpsP gene encoding 30S ribosomal protein S16 translates to MAVKIRLRRMGQKKAPFYRIVVADSRSPRDGRFIEEIGTYDPTRDPSVYKIDEEAAKKWLANGAQPTEVVGKLFKLAGIEK, encoded by the coding sequence ATGGCAGTAAAAATCAGATTAAGAAGAATGGGACAGAAAAAAGCTCCTTTCTATAGAATCGTCGTAGCTGATTCCAGATCCCCGAGAGATGGAAGATTCATCGAAGAAATCGGCACATATGATCCGACTCGCGATCCGAGCGTATACAAAATCGATGAAGAAGCAGCTAAAAAATGGCTGGCAAACGGTGCTCAGCCGACAGAAGTAGTTGGAAAACTCTTCAAATTAGCTGGAATCGAAAAATAA
- the ffh gene encoding signal recognition particle protein, with amino-acid sequence MAFESLSEKLQNVFKKLRSKGKLTEEDVKTALKEVKMALLEADVSFKVVKQFIKSVQERAVGQDVMNGLNPGQMVIKIVNEELITLMGSETTELSMKQGNAVTVFMMAGLQGAGKTTTVAKLAGKLKSKGKRPLLVACDVYRPAAIKQLEMNGEKQGVEVFSMGDKQKPVNIAKAAMEHAKNNGHNVVLLDTAGRLHIDEDMMAELAEIKGAVEIDATVLVVDAMTGQDAVNVAQMFNDKIGIDGVILTKMDGDTRGGAALSIKAVCGKPILYVGMGEKLSDLEQFYPDRMASRILGMGDVMSLIEKAQESIDEEKAREMEQKLKKAQFGFDDYLESMNQMKNMGGLSSVLSMMPGIGGKMKDLEGMVDEKDMARKEAMILSMTPKERSNPDILNVSRKQRIARGAGVDISEVNRLVKQFEQARKMMKQMPGMMGGKGGKRGGFKLPF; translated from the coding sequence ATGGCATTTGAGAGTTTATCAGAAAAACTGCAGAATGTATTTAAAAAGCTGAGAAGTAAGGGAAAGCTTACAGAAGAAGATGTGAAGACTGCCCTGAAAGAAGTCAAGATGGCGCTGCTCGAAGCAGATGTCAGTTTTAAAGTGGTAAAACAGTTTATTAAGTCTGTGCAGGAGCGGGCAGTCGGACAGGATGTCATGAACGGTCTGAATCCGGGACAGATGGTGATAAAAATCGTAAATGAAGAGCTGATTACACTGATGGGCAGCGAGACCACGGAGCTTTCGATGAAGCAGGGAAATGCGGTTACAGTCTTTATGATGGCCGGCCTTCAGGGTGCAGGTAAGACGACGACGGTGGCAAAACTTGCCGGAAAGCTGAAGTCAAAAGGGAAACGCCCGCTGCTGGTGGCGTGTGATGTATACCGCCCGGCTGCTATCAAACAGCTGGAAATGAACGGTGAAAAGCAGGGCGTGGAAGTGTTCTCGATGGGAGATAAGCAAAAGCCGGTCAATATCGCAAAGGCTGCGATGGAGCATGCGAAAAACAACGGGCATAACGTTGTGCTGCTGGACACGGCGGGAAGGCTTCACATAGACGAGGATATGATGGCGGAACTGGCAGAGATCAAAGGTGCAGTGGAGATAGATGCCACAGTGCTGGTAGTTGACGCCATGACAGGACAGGATGCGGTCAATGTTGCGCAGATGTTCAATGATAAAATTGGTATCGACGGAGTTATCCTGACGAAGATGGATGGCGATACACGGGGCGGAGCGGCGCTTTCGATTAAAGCGGTCTGCGGAAAACCGATTCTGTATGTCGGTATGGGAGAAAAGCTTTCGGATCTGGAACAGTTTTATCCGGACCGTATGGCATCCAGAATCCTTGGTATGGGAGATGTGATGAGCCTCATCGAGAAGGCACAGGAGAGCATCGACGAAGAAAAAGCCAGGGAAATGGAACAGAAGCTGAAAAAAGCACAGTTTGGATTCGATGATTATCTTGAAAGTATGAATCAGATGAAAAACATGGGCGGACTTTCCAGTGTACTCTCCATGATGCCGGGTATCGGCGGCAAGATGAAAGACCTGGAGGGAATGGTCGACGAGAAAGATATGGCCAGAAAAGAGGCAATGATTCTTTCTATGACGCCAAAGGAGCGCTCGAATCCGGATATTCTGAATGTATCCAGAAAACAGAGGATCGCCAGAGGAGCCGGAGTGGACATCAGTGAGGTGAACCGTCTGGTCAAACAGTTCGAACAGGCGCGCAAGATGATGAAGCAGATGCCCGGGATGATGGGCGGTAAAGGTGGTAAAAGAGGAGGCTTCAAACTTCCTTTTTAA
- the ylxM gene encoding YlxM family DNA-binding protein has protein sequence MEKIVEQALLYDFYGELLTDHQRQIYEAVALNDYSLSEVAQDLGISRQGVHDMIKRCSRILAEYEEKLHLVQKFLSIRDKVNRIHALTKNCEGETKESLMRQIEEISVGILEEL, from the coding sequence ATGGAAAAGATAGTAGAACAGGCATTATTATATGACTTTTACGGTGAATTGCTGACGGATCACCAGAGACAGATCTATGAAGCAGTCGCATTAAATGACTATTCACTCAGTGAAGTCGCACAGGACCTGGGCATCAGCCGTCAGGGCGTGCATGATATGATCAAACGCTGCAGCAGGATTCTCGCAGAGTATGAGGAAAAACTTCATCTGGTACAGAAGTTTCTGAGTATCAGGGATAAAGTGAATCGGATTCACGCGTTGACCAAAAACTGTGAGGGTGAGACGAAAGAGTCTCTGATGAGGCAGATTGAAGAGATATCGGTAGGTATTCTGGAGGAATTATAA
- the larE gene encoding ATP-dependent sacrificial sulfur transferase LarE translates to MTENREKVREMLADLTREDVCVAFSGGVDSSLLLKLALTEAKRHGTAVYAVTFDTQLHPICDIQIAREVAGQMGARHQVIEVDELANPEILKNPVNRCYLCKKELFGKLLAFAESKNIRRVLEGTNRDDDFQYRPGNRAVEELGVLSPLRVCGLSKREIRTWAKELGITVADRPSTPCMATRLPYGTVITAEILKRIECGESFLKTLGFRNVRLRVHGDIARVELDRESFPEAANRAEEILTALKELGFTYITLDLEGFRSGSMDRI, encoded by the coding sequence TTGACAGAAAATAGGGAAAAAGTCCGTGAGATGCTGGCGGACCTTACCAGAGAAGATGTGTGTGTGGCATTTTCGGGAGGTGTGGACAGCAGTCTCCTGCTGAAACTTGCACTGACCGAGGCAAAAAGGCATGGCACTGCCGTGTATGCCGTAACCTTTGACACGCAGCTGCATCCAATCTGCGATATTCAGATCGCCCGTGAGGTCGCCGGACAGATGGGGGCCAGGCATCAGGTGATCGAGGTGGATGAACTTGCAAATCCTGAGATACTAAAGAATCCGGTCAATCGGTGTTATCTCTGCAAAAAAGAATTGTTTGGAAAACTCCTGGCGTTTGCTGAGAGTAAAAATATCCGGCGCGTGCTGGAAGGGACCAACCGGGACGATGATTTTCAGTACCGCCCGGGTAACCGTGCCGTGGAGGAACTGGGAGTGTTAAGCCCGCTGCGTGTATGCGGACTATCAAAGCGGGAAATACGCACATGGGCAAAAGAGCTTGGGATAACGGTGGCGGACAGACCCTCGACGCCCTGTATGGCAACGCGGCTGCCGTACGGAACTGTCATCACCGCAGAGATTCTGAAACGTATCGAGTGCGGTGAGTCATTTTTAAAAACGCTCGGTTTTCGGAACGTGCGTCTCCGCGTACACGGAGACATCGCAAGGGTGGAGCTGGACAGAGAATCATTTCCCGAGGCGGCGAACCGTGCAGAGGAGATTCTGACAGCGCTCAAAGAGCTCGGATTTACTTATATTACACTGGATCTGGAAGGCTTCCGGTCGGGCAGCATGGACAGGATCTAA